Genomic window (Candidatus Buchananbacteria bacterium CG10_big_fil_rev_8_21_14_0_10_42_9):
TTTCGTTTTGTCAATCTTAGGCGCCTCAGCGGTATCGGCGTTAGACATAGCTTCGGCGACAGCGGCTTCAATTTTTTTGCTTTCATCGCCGCTAGAGGCTGGTTTAGGCTGACTAGATGGCATGGCTTTCCCGCGAATTAGGTCATTAACAGTCGTAAATTGGCTTTGTAAAATTTCAATTGCTTGGCTTAAGGCGTCTTTAACATCCATCGAACCGTCAGTTTCAATATTCATGACCAGCTTATCGTAGTTGGTTTTCTCACCAACGCGGACATTTTCTACTGTAAAGCCAACATTTTGAATCGGGCTAAATAATGAATCTATCGCCACACTGCCAATTTCTAAATCCCCTTCCCTTTCTTCAGTTGATTCATACCCGCGACCATTTTCAACGACTGCGCTCATTTCAACGGATGAATTTTTGTCAGTCAGAGTCATAATATGTTGGTCTGGGTTAGTGATTTCAAGGTCGGCCGGACATTTAAAATCCTTGGCGGTAATTGTTTTTTCGCCTTTAACCTTAAGCTCAATTTTAACCGGTTCGTCAGTTTCTTTTTTAAAGCGTACTCGTTTTAGGTTTAACAGCACTTCAACAATATCTTCTTTGACGCCGTCAATGGCGGAAAACTCGTGTTGCACTCCTTCAATCTTATAAGAGGTGATGGCTGCTCCAGGCAAACTGGAAAGTAAAATCCGGCGCAAGGCATTACCAATGGTTGTGCCGTAGCCTGGCGAAAAAGCCTCAATATTCACAATCGTTTCGTTGGGGTTGCTGCCTTTATTTAATTCAATTTTATCGGGGAAATGAATTTGTTCCATATAAAGATAAATTAATTATTACCGACTGTAAAACTCAACAATTAAAGCCGGATTAAATGGCTGTTGAATTTCGTCTAATTTAGGAATGTTGGCTACTTTAGCGGTCTTTTCTTTTTCGTTAACATCTAGCCAGCCGGGAACTTCCATTTTTTCAGCTACCTGCGCTGTTACCGTGAAAGCTTTTTTATCTTTTTTATTTTCATTTAAAGTGATAACGTCTTTGGGTTTAACTTGGTAAGACGGAATATTAACAACCTTATCGTTAACTTTATAGTAATTATGCGTAATTAATTGACGTGCGTGTGAGCGGGACGGGGTTAATCCCATTTTAAACACGACGTTATCTAAGCGCATTTCCAGCATTTGCATCATGTTTTCCCCGGTGTTACCTTTTTTCTTGGATGCTTTTTGGTAGTAATTAAAAAATTGTTTTTCGGAAATTTGATAAATGCGTTTGGCTTTTTGCTTTTCTCGTAATTGTAAGCCAAAGTTCGTTAAGCGCGGTTTGCCTTTGACTCCGTGAATCCCGGGTGGATAATTACGTTTGGTAATCGCGCATTTAGGAGTGTAACAACGTTCACCTTTTAAAAACAACTTCTCACCTTCTCGGCGGCAAAGTTTACATTTTGAATCTAAATTCTTAGCCATAGGAATATTAATTTATACGCGACGCGGTTTTTTAGCTCTTGGGCCATTATGCGGTATCGGAGTAATGTCTTTTATTCCGGAAATATTGATACCGTTTGCGTTAATCGCGCGAATGGCAGCTTCACGGCCGGAGCCGACGCCTTTGACAAACACAAATACTTCTTTTAAGCCCTTAGCTTTAGCTTTTTCGCACGCGTTTTTAACAATCACGCCGGCGGCATAAGGGGTTGATTTTTTTGGGCCCTTGAAACCGCATTGGCCGGCACTTGACGCGGCGATAGCGTCCCCCGAGTTATCAGTGAAAGTAATTAAAGTGTTGTTATAGGAGGCCTGAACGTAAGCCCGCCCGGTCGGAACGTTTTTGGCCACTTTTTTCTTTTTAGTTTTGTAGGCTACCATAGATTAAGTCTTTTGTGCTGACGGAGCACGCCCAGAACCCATAGTTTTACGGACATTGCCTCGGACCGTCCGATTGTTGGTTTTGGTCCGTTGCCCTCGTGCCGGCAAATGTTTGGCGTGCCGAGATCCGCGGTAAGTATTAATTTCCTTGAGCCGTTTAATATTAGTTAGAACCTCACGTTTTAAATCACCTTCAACTTTGTATTCCTTTTCAACCACATCACGAACTTTTTTAATCTCAGATTCATTTAGGTCGTTAGCTCGCTTGTTGGGGTCAACATTTATCTGCTTCAATATTTTGGCGCTAGTGGTTTGGCCAATGCCGTAAATATAAGTCAGTGCGACTTGAATTCGTTTATTGGGTAAAGTGATTCCTGCAATGCGAACAGCCATAAAATTATCCTTGACGTTGTTTATGCTTAGGATTAGTACAAATTACGTGAACTCTACCTTTGCGGCGAATTACTTTGCAATTTTTACACATTGGTTTTACTGATGCTCTTACTTTCATTTTTAATATCGGTAAATAACTCTGCCTTTGGTTAAATCATAGGGACTTAATTCCACCTTAACTTTGTCGCCGGGTAGAATTTTAATCCGGTGCATCCGCATTTTTCCAGACAGGTGGGCTAAAATTTCGTGGTCATTTTCTAGCTTAACTTTGAAGCTAGCGGCAGGCAGCAATTCTTCAACCATACCATCCATTTCGATAAAGTCTTTAGTCCCTGCGCTGTTTGGTTTTCCCATGTATTGTGGCAAAAAAATATCTAGCGGCTGAAATGACCGCCAGAAAATCGCTAGTTTTTGCTAATTCTTAGCCTAAGTTGTGCGATATGCTTAATAATATGGTTACTTTCAAGGTAGGCGTATAATAACCTAACTTATAAAATATGTCAATATTACTCTAAAATAGCCTTTATTCGACGGACTCCAGCGCTTGAAGATTGCTCCTTAACAATTTTAAATTTGCCTAAATCTGCAGTATTTTTGGCATGCGGTCCACCGCAGATTTCATAGGAAAAATCCCCCATTTTATACACACTCACATCTTCCTCGTATTTACTATCAAAAACCCCAGTTGCGCCTTTTTCTCTAGCTTGAGTTAGGGGGATAACTTCATTGGTGATTTGCAGTCCGCTTTGAATTTGCTCATTGACCATGTCTTCCAGTTGTTTGATTTCTTGATCAGTCAATTTGCGGTCAAAATTAAAGTCTAACCGTAGCCGCTCTCGATTTATATTAGAGCCTTTTTGATTTACATCACGGCCGAGCAAGCGTTTTAGCGCTTCTAAAAGCAAGTGATTAGCAGTGTGCATTTTAGCGGTAGCTTCGGATTGGTCAGCCAACCCGCCGTGAAATTTTTGCGTTAGTCCTTTGCGGGATTCATCTTGGTGCTTGGCAAATTCTGCGTCAAACTCTTCTTTGTTAATCTTCAATCCTTTTTCCTTGGCTAATTCTT
Coding sequences:
- a CDS encoding DNA-directed RNA polymerase subunit alpha, with translation MEQIHFPDKIELNKGSNPNETIVNIEAFSPGYGTTIGNALRRILLSSLPGAAITSYKIEGVQHEFSAIDGVKEDIVEVLLNLKRVRFKKETDEPVKIELKVKGEKTITAKDFKCPADLEITNPDQHIMTLTDKNSSVEMSAVVENGRGYESTEEREGDLEIGSVAIDSLFSPIQNVGFTVENVRVGEKTNYDKLVMNIETDGSMDVKDALSQAIEILQSQFTTVNDLIRGKAMPSSQPKPASSGDESKKIEAAVAEAMSNADTAEAPKIDKTKTGGDKEN
- a CDS encoding 30S ribosomal protein S4, coding for MAKNLDSKCKLCRREGEKLFLKGERCYTPKCAITKRNYPPGIHGVKGKPRLTNFGLQLREKQKAKRIYQISEKQFFNYYQKASKKKGNTGENMMQMLEMRLDNVVFKMGLTPSRSHARQLITHNYYKVNDKVVNIPSYQVKPKDVITLNENKKDKKAFTVTAQVAEKMEVPGWLDVNEKEKTAKVANIPKLDEIQQPFNPALIVEFYSR
- a CDS encoding 30S ribosomal protein S11; the protein is MVAYKTKKKKVAKNVPTGRAYVQASYNNTLITFTDNSGDAIAASSAGQCGFKGPKKSTPYAAGVIVKNACEKAKAKGLKEVFVFVKGVGSGREAAIRAINANGINISGIKDITPIPHNGPRAKKPRRV
- a CDS encoding 30S ribosomal protein S13, whose protein sequence is MAVRIAGITLPNKRIQVALTYIYGIGQTTSAKILKQINVDPNKRANDLNESEIKKVRDVVEKEYKVEGDLKREVLTNIKRLKEINTYRGSRHAKHLPARGQRTKTNNRTVRGNVRKTMGSGRAPSAQKT
- a CDS encoding 50S ribosomal protein L36, encoding MKVRASVKPMCKNCKVIRRKGRVHVICTNPKHKQRQG
- a CDS encoding translation initiation factor IF-1, whose protein sequence is MGKPNSAGTKDFIEMDGMVEELLPAASFKVKLENDHEILAHLSGKMRMHRIKILPGDKVKVELSPYDLTKGRVIYRY